A single window of Anaerocolumna chitinilytica DNA harbors:
- a CDS encoding RNA polymerase subunit sigma-24 yields MKNEKEIKDENSTVLYGISKVEYGENGCTPYPMCVKSCANYLGQDIGIDYTMVATGAAFRLTWDTTSWNGGNVDVIHTFDDPETIYRLGVEALGRRFQMITRGDTSSDVKFNNQSSDNKEDFVCFIRQQIDKGFPCIALGIIGPSEACIITGYRENGKTLLGWNFFQDAIEFAGDIKIDESGYFITDKWWENRSTIAVITIGETERPLISPKEIIENAVKAMTGRDDNKSGKIFAKGINAYDAWKKSILNENEFPQNAIMPFIAERLMCHGDAMDCLIDGRNNAAIFMRKLSEELPDYVQELKEISDQFATVTANVWRMADILGGYERNEKQMNNFLKPEVRQQLAVLIEDCKLADSKALEGLTRLSKKLP; encoded by the coding sequence ATGAAAAATGAAAAGGAAATAAAGGACGAAAACAGTACAGTATTATATGGAATATCCAAGGTTGAATATGGCGAGAATGGCTGTACTCCTTATCCGATGTGTGTGAAAAGCTGTGCGAATTACCTTGGGCAGGATATCGGAATCGATTATACCATGGTAGCAACAGGGGCTGCCTTCCGATTAACATGGGATACAACCTCTTGGAATGGTGGAAATGTTGATGTTATTCACACGTTTGATGATCCTGAGACCATCTACAGACTGGGAGTCGAAGCATTAGGCCGCAGGTTTCAGATGATAACCAGAGGGGATACATCCAGTGATGTGAAGTTTAATAATCAAAGTTCCGATAACAAAGAGGATTTTGTTTGTTTTATCAGACAGCAGATAGATAAAGGATTTCCCTGCATTGCCCTTGGCATTATCGGTCCCTCGGAAGCCTGTATCATTACTGGTTATCGGGAAAATGGTAAAACACTTCTTGGCTGGAACTTCTTCCAGGACGCAATAGAATTTGCTGGGGACATTAAGATTGACGAATCCGGTTACTTCATTACTGATAAATGGTGGGAAAACCGCAGTACGATAGCAGTGATTACCATAGGAGAAACGGAGAGACCTTTGATTTCCCCAAAAGAGATTATTGAAAATGCTGTAAAGGCTATGACAGGAAGGGATGATAACAAATCTGGAAAGATATTTGCAAAGGGTATCAATGCTTACGACGCATGGAAGAAATCCATACTAAATGAAAATGAATTTCCACAGAATGCAATTATGCCTTTTATAGCAGAACGTTTAATGTGCCATGGCGATGCCATGGATTGCCTGATCGACGGCAGGAATAATGCCGCTATCTTTATGAGAAAATTATCGGAAGAATTGCCTGACTATGTGCAGGAACTTAAGGAAATCAGTGACCAGTTCGCAACTGTAACAGCGAATGTTTGGAGGATGGCAGATATCCTGGGAGGATATGAAAGAAATGAAAAACAGATGAATAATTTCTTGAAGCCGGAAGTCAGACAGCAGCTGGCAGTGTTGATTGAGGATTGCAAACTGGCAGACAGTAAAGCGCTGGAAGGGCTAACCAGGTTGTCGAAAAAATTACCATAA
- a CDS encoding helix-turn-helix domain-containing protein, with translation MVLRMNCFLTISSIIIYIENRVEEKINYRELERVTGFSIAYIREIFVQKTGTSLSRYILIRKISNAAYEILYSKQSIMDIAFKYNFTSYDTFTRAFKRITGLTPSVFRTKRPPVGRIKLCSSAFGIGILKEGK, from the coding sequence ATGGTATTAAGGATGAACTGCTTTTTAACCATAAGCTCTATTATCATATACATCGAGAATAGAGTAGAAGAAAAAATCAATTATAGGGAACTGGAAAGGGTTACCGGTTTTTCCATAGCATACATTCGAGAGATTTTTGTACAAAAAACCGGCACATCACTTTCGCGGTATATACTTATTCGGAAAATATCCAATGCTGCTTATGAAATTCTCTATAGTAAACAAAGTATTATGGATATAGCTTTTAAGTATAATTTTACAAGTTATGATACCTTTACCCGTGCATTTAAGCGAATAACAGGGTTAACACCTTCAGTATTCAGGACAAAGCGGCCGCCTGTCGGCAGAATTAAGCTTTGCTCCAGTGCATTTGGTATAGGAATACTAAAAGAAGGGAAGTAA
- a CDS encoding sensor histidine kinase — MTVKRQWLFVLIIIAVISVVINTFVLSNLTNQYFKDYMKNNYDQHFNQVVEYLTETLKDKNYSSSQISIDLETHLVDPITRIKVYDLDGNLISDVSTDAQSYVGNSSMNGMMSGMMGNRINSQSEEVDHAQITDNGKVIGQVNITKYSSAENSATIWAFQYSLLENSIISIVIVLIVAIGIGILVSRRMSRDLIHTSEMAQNLDIGKDTPVLESRVKEIQVIQQSLESLKTRLNLKQKSRKTLIDELVHQTRTPLTILRTHLEGMEDGILEFGPEEIQVCENQIDNITAIITNMSNMIDAEGPENALKIEEFELNQLIRQIMNGLKAQFEKKNIDVSFVPQDKVIIKTDKYRLSQTVYNLLTNAYKFTKQYGSVRIAYHINQEVIVLSIEDNGAGIEKKDLDKIFQAYYKSDKSPGLSGDGLGLYIAKENMTSIHGTIEVESELDKGSKFILTFPQKIK, encoded by the coding sequence ATGACGGTAAAAAGGCAATGGCTGTTCGTATTAATTATAATCGCTGTTATTTCAGTTGTAATAAATACGTTTGTTCTCAGTAATCTTACGAACCAGTACTTTAAAGATTACATGAAGAATAATTACGACCAACATTTTAATCAAGTGGTTGAATACTTAACAGAAACATTAAAGGATAAAAACTACTCTTCAAGTCAAATTTCAATTGATTTGGAGACACATCTGGTTGATCCGATTACAAGAATAAAAGTATATGATTTGGACGGCAATCTGATTTCCGATGTTAGCACGGATGCCCAGTCCTATGTTGGCAACTCTTCTATGAACGGAATGATGAGCGGGATGATGGGAAATAGAATTAATTCACAGTCTGAAGAGGTGGACCATGCACAAATCACCGATAATGGCAAAGTAATTGGCCAGGTTAATATAACAAAATACAGCTCTGCTGAAAATTCGGCTACCATATGGGCTTTCCAATACTCACTATTAGAAAATAGTATTATTTCAATCGTAATTGTTCTTATTGTTGCAATAGGGATTGGGATTCTTGTAAGTAGGAGAATGAGCAGAGATTTAATCCATACCTCTGAAATGGCACAGAATCTTGATATCGGAAAAGATACTCCGGTATTGGAGTCTAGAGTAAAGGAAATTCAGGTTATACAACAGAGCTTAGAATCCTTGAAGACTAGGCTGAATCTGAAACAAAAAAGCAGAAAAACTTTGATTGATGAATTGGTTCATCAAACACGAACACCACTTACCATATTAAGGACGCATCTGGAAGGAATGGAAGATGGTATCCTTGAGTTCGGACCGGAAGAAATACAGGTATGCGAAAATCAGATTGATAATATTACCGCAATTATAACAAATATGAGCAATATGATTGATGCCGAAGGGCCTGAAAACGCATTAAAGATAGAGGAATTTGAATTAAATCAGTTAATCAGACAGATTATGAATGGTCTCAAAGCACAGTTTGAGAAGAAAAATATTGATGTTAGCTTCGTACCTCAGGACAAAGTGATAATAAAGACTGATAAATATCGATTGAGCCAGACGGTATACAATCTTCTGACCAATGCCTACAAATTCACAAAACAATACGGATCGGTAAGGATAGCTTACCACATTAACCAAGAGGTTATTGTTTTATCCATTGAGGATAACGGAGCAGGAATTGAAAAAAAGGATTTAGATAAAATATTTCAGGCTTATTATAAAAGTGATAAATCCCCCGGTTTGTCAGGAGACGGGTTAGGACTTTATATAGCGAAAGAGAATATGACAAGTATTCATGGAACAATAGAAGTTGAATCGGAACTAGATAAAGGAAGTAAATTTATTTTAACCTTTCCCCAAAAAATAAAATAG
- a CDS encoding response regulator transcription factor has protein sequence MVYQILVVEDQKEISDILMKYIAKEGYGVAVAGNGFEALELFGSQEFHLVLLDIMMPGISGFEVLKEIRKISDVPIIMLTAKQEEVDRLKGFETGADDYVIKPFSPRELMKRIQVFIKRIYKETDEIIYSFRDLKLYTKGMKLVKNNNEIVLTAAEYKLLFVLFKNKGQILTREQLIKLAYGSDYEGYDRNIDSFIKRIRQKIEDDPKNPQILITKYGAGYIFGGDEG, from the coding sequence ATGGTTTATCAGATTCTAGTAGTAGAAGACCAGAAAGAAATAAGCGATATACTGATGAAGTACATCGCGAAGGAGGGATACGGGGTAGCTGTAGCCGGTAATGGGTTTGAAGCACTGGAACTGTTTGGCAGCCAGGAATTTCATCTCGTTCTTTTGGATATTATGATGCCGGGTATCAGTGGTTTTGAAGTATTAAAGGAAATCAGAAAAATATCGGATGTACCGATAATCATGTTAACAGCAAAACAGGAAGAAGTCGACCGTCTAAAAGGCTTCGAAACAGGTGCAGATGATTATGTCATTAAGCCTTTTAGTCCAAGAGAATTAATGAAGCGGATTCAGGTTTTTATTAAACGTATCTATAAGGAAACAGATGAAATCATATATAGCTTCAGGGATTTGAAACTTTATACAAAAGGGATGAAGCTTGTAAAAAACAACAATGAAATCGTGCTGACAGCAGCGGAATATAAATTGCTGTTTGTTTTATTTAAAAATAAAGGACAGATTCTTACCAGAGAACAATTAATTAAATTAGCATATGGCAGCGATTACGAAGGTTATGACAGGAACATTGACAGTTTTATTAAAAGAATCCGGCAGAAGATAGAAGATGATCCTAAGAACCCCCAAATACTAATTACGAAATACGGAGCAGGTTATATCTTCGGAGGTGATGAGGGATGA
- a CDS encoding SHOCT domain-containing protein, producing MMYRYFNQGLNRNGICPAFGYVNNGWSIIIGISLIITIALLFYLFVHNKKKRASSEAFEILKLQFVKGEISEEEYIRGKSLLDR from the coding sequence ATGATGTACAGATATTTCAATCAAGGACTAAATCGTAACGGTATATGTCCAGCCTTTGGATATGTTAATAATGGGTGGAGCATTATTATCGGTATAAGCTTAATCATAACAATAGCTTTACTTTTTTATCTTTTTGTTCATAATAAAAAGAAAAGGGCATCTTCTGAAGCTTTCGAAATATTAAAGCTGCAATTTGTAAAAGGTGAGATTTCAGAAGAAGAGTATATTAGAGGAAAAAGCTTATTAGACCGTTAA
- a CDS encoding SHOCT domain-containing protein, translating to MMIFFWIIVIIALFYLLGDHKKYDGNDTKKLGIPAEEVLKMRYVNGEIDEKTYTKMKKTIV from the coding sequence ATGATGATATTCTTTTGGATTATAGTAATCATAGCGCTATTTTATCTTTTGGGTGATCATAAAAAATATGATGGAAATGATACAAAGAAGCTGGGGATACCGGCTGAGGAAGTATTAAAAATGCGTTATGTTAATGGTGAGATCGATGAAAAAACTTATACAAAGATGAAAAAAACAATAGTTTAA